GGTTGGCCTGCTGGACGATCTCGTGCACGTTGCCCACGGTGGGGATGCCCGAACCGAGGTCGAGGAACTGGTCGATGCCCTGCTCCAGCAGGTAGCGGACGGCGCGGCGGAGGAACGAGCGGTTGGCCCGCGCCGCGCCGGACATGCCGGGGAAGATCTGCTCGACCGACTTCGCCGCCTCGCGGTCGACCGCGAAGTTGTGCGAGCCGCCCAGGTAGTAGTCGTACATGCGGGCCGCGCTCGGCCGGTCCAGGTCCACCGAAGACGGGACCCAGCTCGCCTGTTCCATGCGCACATCTCCTCGTCAGCCGGACTGCGTGATCGTCGTCGGGCGCCCGACGGGGCACAACCCCCGAATGGACGCTCGCTCAGGGCGAACACCTACCGGAAACAATGCCCCGCTCATCTTGGTTGAGCCAATCAGACTCAACTCTGGAGGAGAACATGGGCGAGACGTTGGCGCTCCCGGTGCTGCCGCTGGACGACGTGGTCGTCCTGCCCGGCATGGTCGTGCCGATCCGGCTGAGCGGCTCGGACGCCACCGCCGAGGCCCGCGCCGCCGTCGAGGCCGCCACCGCGGCGGGTGGCCGGTTGCCCGACGGGAAGTCCGCGGTGCTGCTGGTGCCCCGGCTGGACGGCAAGTACGCCAAGGTCGGCACGCTGGCGCTGATCGAGCAGGTCGGCCGGCTGTCCGGCGGCGAGCGCGCGGCCGTGGTGCGCGGCACGGAGCGGGTCCGCATCGGTACCGGCACGACCGGCCCCGGCGCGGCCCTGTGGGTGGAGGCGACGGTGGCGGACGTGCCGCCGGTCGACGACCGCACCCGCGAGCTGGCCCGCGAGTACCGGGCCGTGGTGACCACGATCCTCCAGCAGCGCGGCGCCTGGCAGGTGGTCGACTCGGTGCGGCAGGTGGACGAGCCGTCGGCGCTGGCCGACCTCGCCGGCTACGCCTCGTACCTGGACGACGGGCAGAAGGTGTGGCTGCTGGAGACCGCGGACACCGCGCGGCGGCTGGAGAAGCTGCTGGAGTGGGGCCGCGAGCACCTGACCGAGCTGGACGTGGCCGAGACGATCCGCAAGGACGTCACGGAGGGCGTGGAGAAGCAGCAGCGGGAGTTCCTGCTGCGCCGGCAGCTCGCCGCGATCCGCAAGGAGCTGGCCGAGCTGGACGGCAAGCCCGCCACCGAGGAGCAGGACTACCGGGCCCGCGTCGAGGGCGCCGACCTGCCGGAGAACGTGCGCGCCGCGGCGCTGGCCGAGGTCGACAAGCTGGAGCGGACGGCCGAGCAGTCGCCCGAGGTCGGCTGGATCAGGACGTGGCTCGACACGGTGCTGGAGCTGCCGTGGAACGAGCGGACCGAGGACTCCTACGACATCGCGGGCGCGCGGGCGGTGCTGGACGCCGACCACGCGGGCCTGGACGACGTGAAGGAGCGCATCACCGAGTACCTGGCCGTGCGGCGGCGGCGCGCCGACCGCGGCGTGGGCGTCGTCGGCGGACGCCGGTCCGGCGCGGTGCTGGCCCTGGTCGGTCCGCCCGGTGTCGGCAAGACGTCGCTGGGCGAGTCGGTCGCGCGGGCCATGGGGCGGAAGTTCGTCCGGGTCGCGCTGGGCGGCGTGCGGGACGAGGCCGAGATCCGCGGCCACCGGCGCACCTACGTGGGCGCGCTGCCCGGCCGGATCGTGCGGGCCGTCGCGGAGGCCGGCTCGATGAACCCGGTCGTGCTGCTGGACGAGATCGACAAGGTCGGCGCGGACTACCGGGGCGACCCGACCGCGGCGCTGCTGGAGGTGCTGGACCCGGCGCAGAACCACACGTTCCGGGACCACTACCTGGAGGTGGAGCTGGACCTGTCGGACGTGGTGTTCCTGGCCACGGCCAACGTGCTGGAGTCCATCCCCGGCCCGCTGCTGGACCGGATGGAGCTGGTGCGGCTCGACGGCTACACCGAGGACGAGAAGGTCACCATCGCGCGCGACCACCTGCTGCCGAGGCAGGTCGAGCGGGCGGGCCTGACGACCGAGGACGTGTCGGTCTCCGAGGGCGCGCTGCGCAAGCTGGCCGGCGAGTACACCCGCGAGGCGGGCGTGCGGCAGCTGGAGCGCTCGCTGGCGCGGGTGCTGCGGAAGGTGACGGCGCGGGTCGCGCTGGGCGAGGCGACGCTGCCGGTGTCGGTGGACGTGCCGGACCTGCGCGGGTACCTGGGATCGCCCAAGCACACGCCGGAGTCGGCGGAGCGCACGGCGGCGCCGGGCGTGGCGACGGGTCTCGCGGTGACCGGCGCGGGCGGTGACGTGCTGTTCGTCGAGGCGTCGCTGGCCTCGGAGGGCACCGGGGCGGCCGGCGTCACCCTGACCGGCCAGCTGGGCGACGTGATGAAGGAGTCGGCGCAGATCGCGCTGTCCTACCTGAAGTCGCACGACGACCGGGCGGCCGTGCTGTCCCGGCGCGGGGTGCACATCCACGTGCCGGCGGGCGCGGTGCCGAAGGACGGGCCGTCCGCGGGCGTCACGATGACGACGGCGCTCGCGTCGCTGCTGTCGGGGCGGCCGGTGCGGGCGGACGTGGCGATGACCGGCGAGGTGTCGCTGACCGGCCGGGTGCTGCCGATCGGCGGGGTCAAGCAGAAGCTGCTGGCCGCGCACCGGGCGGGCATCACGACCGTGCTGCTGCCGCGGCGCAACGAACCCGACCTGGACGACGTGCCGGCGTCGGTGCGCGACGAGCTGACCGTGCACCTGGTCGGCGACGTGCGCGAGGTCCTCGACCTGGCGCTGGAGCCGGTCGCCGCGGGTGCCACCGCGGCGGCCTGACCCGCCACCGGCCCGACCGGCCGGAGCCCCGGCGACCC
This region of Saccharothrix longispora genomic DNA includes:
- the lon gene encoding endopeptidase La; this translates as MGETLALPVLPLDDVVVLPGMVVPIRLSGSDATAEARAAVEAATAAGGRLPDGKSAVLLVPRLDGKYAKVGTLALIEQVGRLSGGERAAVVRGTERVRIGTGTTGPGAALWVEATVADVPPVDDRTRELAREYRAVVTTILQQRGAWQVVDSVRQVDEPSALADLAGYASYLDDGQKVWLLETADTARRLEKLLEWGREHLTELDVAETIRKDVTEGVEKQQREFLLRRQLAAIRKELAELDGKPATEEQDYRARVEGADLPENVRAAALAEVDKLERTAEQSPEVGWIRTWLDTVLELPWNERTEDSYDIAGARAVLDADHAGLDDVKERITEYLAVRRRRADRGVGVVGGRRSGAVLALVGPPGVGKTSLGESVARAMGRKFVRVALGGVRDEAEIRGHRRTYVGALPGRIVRAVAEAGSMNPVVLLDEIDKVGADYRGDPTAALLEVLDPAQNHTFRDHYLEVELDLSDVVFLATANVLESIPGPLLDRMELVRLDGYTEDEKVTIARDHLLPRQVERAGLTTEDVSVSEGALRKLAGEYTREAGVRQLERSLARVLRKVTARVALGEATLPVSVDVPDLRGYLGSPKHTPESAERTAAPGVATGLAVTGAGGDVLFVEASLASEGTGAAGVTLTGQLGDVMKESAQIALSYLKSHDDRAAVLSRRGVHIHVPAGAVPKDGPSAGVTMTTALASLLSGRPVRADVAMTGEVSLTGRVLPIGGVKQKLLAAHRAGITTVLLPRRNEPDLDDVPASVRDELTVHLVGDVREVLDLALEPVAAGATAAA